The following proteins are encoded in a genomic region of Oncorhynchus kisutch isolate 150728-3 linkage group LG4, Okis_V2, whole genome shotgun sequence:
- the LOC109888804 gene encoding SPARC codes for MNLLFLLVLAFHPDLAMGGRAQRKQWQAESSLRPYLGRVDPVLLCELLKCHSPMGSWCQVVQDNGVLFPKCVCPKICPRQEAPVCSVLGRTYGNECLLHREACRKRRHIGLAHKGPCLVPKANCTEEEYGQFPYRLMDWFLLLSRMGESYAPYAPPQSCLSHTQRSQLAQRRFGLLDKNKDGKLSRKDLRKLRYKRMPLEHCATSFFQSCDHNKNTKVTLNEWISCLVDRSEIWFHSFMSMKMGSGKLCPMKTDNHR; via the exons ATGAACCTGCTCTTTCTGCTGGTCCTGGCTTTTCACCCTGACCTGGCCATG GGAGGCAGAGCCCAGCGCAAACAATGGCAGGCTGAGAGCAGTCTGAGACCATATCTGGGTAGAGTGGACCCAg TCCTACTATGTGAGCTTCTGAAGTGTCACAGTCCAATGGGCTCCTGGTGCCAGGTGGTGCAGGACAACGGAGTCCTCTTCCCAAAGTGTGTGTGTCCTAAGATCTGCCCACG GCAGGAGGCACCAGTGTGCAGTGTTCTGGGAAGGACCTATGGGAACGAGTGTCTGCTGCATAGAGAAGCCTGCCGCAAGAGACGTCACATTGGACTGGCTCATAAAGGGCCTTGTCTGG TTCCCAAGGCAAACTGTACAGAGGAGGAGTATGGCCAGTTCCCATACCGCCTCATGGACTGGTTCCTCCTATTGAGTCGCATGGGAGAGTCCTACGCCCCCTACGCCCCGCCTCAGAGCTGCCTGAGCCACACCCAGCGCTCCCAACTAGCCCAG CGGAGGTTTGGCCTGCTGGACAAGAACAAGGATGGAAAGCTGAGCCGGAAAGACCTGAGGAAGCTACGCTACAAAAGAATGCCTCTAGAGCACTGTGCTACCTCCTTCTTCCA GTCATGTGACCATAACAAGAACACTAAGGTGACCCTGAATGAATGGATCTCCTGTCTTGTGGATCGCTCAGAGATCTGGTTCCACAGCTTCATGT ctaTGAAAATGGGATCCGGTAAGCTGTGTCCCATGAAGACTGACAACCACCGTTGA